The genomic interval AAAACCCATATACTTATTAAAAATATTCTATCTATTGGAAATAGTGAAGAAGGTACTTCTGATTTAAGTATAGAAGAATTAGAAAAAAATCTTATATCTGATTGGAATATCTCTAATATTGAGAAATTTTCTGCAAGTTTTTCTGAGCTTAAAGAATTATTCTCAAACAATGATAGAGATAGCTTTTTAGAATTGTTTGATAAGACTTTGGAGGTGAATGAAGATGATAATTAAAAGAGTTAAACTTGAAAATTATCGTTCTCATTCTAATATAACTGTCGATTTTTCTAAGGGAGTTAATCTTATTTTAGGAAAGAATGGGAAGGGGAAAACTTCTATACTTGAAGCTATCAGTTCAGTTATGTTCAATACGAAAGATAGATCAGGTAAGGAAACTGGAAAAAACTTTATTAAATTTAATGAAAAATCTGGAAAGATTGAAATAGAATTTACAGCTAATGACGGTAGAGACTATATTTTAAAAACTGAATTTTTTAAAACAAAACCTAAAAAACAATCTTTGACTGATATAAATGGTTTGGACTGTGAAGGGGATATCCAAGAAAACTTAGAAGAGCTATGTGGAATAAAAAAGGGCTTTGAAGAAACTTATGAGAATATAGTTATTGCTAAGCAAAATGAATTCATAAATATCTTTAAAGCTAAACCTAAAGATAGGGAAGAAATATTTAACAAGATTTTCAATACTCAAATCTATAAAGAGATGTATGATGGCTTTTTAAAGGAAGCTACAGATAAATATACAAAACAAATAGATTATTTAAGTAAAGATATAAATTCTTTAAAAGACAATATGGAAGATAAGGAAGAAATCTCTAACTTTCTTAAAGAAGAAGAAGTATTAAAAGAAAGTCTAAATACAGAATTTTCTAAAACTACTGAAATAAGTACTAAGCTATCAAATGAAATAAAAGATTATGAAGCAGATGAAATAAATCTAAAAAATCTGATTTCTAATATTGAAGATGAAGAAAATAAGATAGAGAAATATTCAAATCTTTTAAAAGATAATATCCTTGAAGCTAAAAAAGCTAAAAAGGCTAAAACTATAGTTGAAGAAAATGAAAAACCTTATTTAGAGTATCTAGAAATAGAAGATAAATTAAAAGATTTTAGAGAGATTCATACTAATTTATTGCAAGAGCAAAAATTAAATACTCAATATCAAAATAATATAGAAAAATTAGAGCTTTCTAATAAAACTTTAAAGACTGATATTGCTAATTTAGAAGAAAACATATCTAAAAATTCTGAAAAAAAAGATAGTTTAGATAAAAATATAGCTGAACTTAAAAGTAAAGAAGAAGATTTAACTTCTAAATTAAAAGAATATGAAAACCTTTTAATAAAATTAGAAGATTTAGAAAAAACTAAAAAGAAAAATTCAGATAAACACTTAGAAAAGAAAACTGAAATCAATATTCTTGGAAAAGAATTATCTGCAAAAAAAGACTTATTTGTACTTATTAATATTGAAGATATTGAGAAACAATTAACTGTTTTTAAAGACTTAGAGAAAGAAATAAAATCTTTAGAGGAAGACAAGATTGCTTTTGAAATTGAAATAAAGACTTTAAAGAATGCTAGTAATGAGCTTTCTTCTAAAATTTGTCCCTATCTAAAAGAAAATTGTGAAAATCTAAAAGATAAGGAAGCTGATGATTATTTCTCTTCTAAAATTTCTATAAGAACAGAGACCATAGAAGACTTGAAAAAAAAGATAGAAGAAAAAACAGTAATTCTAGCTGAAAAATCTGTTTTTGAAGAGAAGAAAAAACAATATTTTGAACTTGATAAAACTATAAAGAATTTAGAACTTTCTTTAAAAACTGAAGAAGTGAATCTAAAGGAAATAGAACTAAATATTAAAAGTTTGGATATAAGTATTCAACAGCTTATTGAAAATCAAGAATTTCAAGATAGTACGAGCTTAAAAGAGCATAAAAAAGGATTAGAAGTTGAACTTAAAAATTTAAATTTAGATGAAAAAAGAGAAAATTTAAAAAATCTTATCGAAAGTTTAGACTTGGAAAAAGAAAAGATTTTAAAAAATCAAAGTTCAATAGAAAATAATCTGAAAGAAATTGATGAATACTGTAAAAAAATTAAAGCAGATACAGATAAGAATATTGAAAATGTCACTTCTGAAATAAAAATTTTTGAGAATAAATTAATTGAGTTAAAAACTTCATATAATGAATATATAAAAAATAATGTCTTAGCAAAAGACTTGGAAAACTTACTTCTAAAAGTAGAGAAAAGTATTAAAGAACTTTATTCTTTAAGATTTAATAAAA from Fusobacterium pseudoperiodonticum carries:
- a CDS encoding AAA family ATPase codes for the protein MIIKRVKLENYRSHSNITVDFSKGVNLILGKNGKGKTSILEAISSVMFNTKDRSGKETGKNFIKFNEKSGKIEIEFTANDGRDYILKTEFFKTKPKKQSLTDINGLDCEGDIQENLEELCGIKKGFEETYENIVIAKQNEFINIFKAKPKDREEIFNKIFNTQIYKEMYDGFLKEATDKYTKQIDYLSKDINSLKDNMEDKEEISNFLKEEEVLKESLNTEFSKTTEISTKLSNEIKDYEADEINLKNLISNIEDEENKIEKYSNLLKDNILEAKKAKKAKTIVEENEKPYLEYLEIEDKLKDFREIHTNLLQEQKLNTQYQNNIEKLELSNKTLKTDIANLEENISKNSEKKDSLDKNIAELKSKEEDLTSKLKEYENLLIKLEDLEKTKKKNSDKHLEKKTEINILGKELSAKKDLFVLINIEDIEKQLTVFKDLEKEIKSLEEDKIAFEIEIKTLKNASNELSSKICPYLKENCENLKDKEADDYFSSKISIRTETIEDLKKKIEEKTVILAEKSVFEEKKKQYFELDKTIKNLELSLKTEEVNLKEIELNIKSLDISIQQLIENQEFQDSTSLKEHKKGLEVELKNLNLDEKRENLKNLIESLDLEKEKILKNQSSIENNLKEIDEYCKKIKADTDKNIENVTSEIKIFENKLIELKTSYNEYIKNNVLAKDLENLLLKVEKSIKELYSLRFNKNSLKEKVFSLEDKIKNIKIDELREKFNILKDELNEISKKLGSSQEKIENYKKILEKIASQEEKQKKLLDELKKLEDKSNRANLIRNEVGKMGRAISKYMLSGISNIASLNFNKITGRTERIEWSNDEKDKYVLYLVGQERKIAFEQLSGGEQVSVAIAIRGTMTEYFTNSRFMILDEPTNNLDTERKKLLAEYMGEILKNLDQSIIVTHDDTFREMAEKIIEL